Within Salvia splendens isolate huo1 chromosome 21, SspV2, whole genome shotgun sequence, the genomic segment TTCGTTGAAATTGTCTCAAGCCCAAGAGTGAATTCTCCATCCATCAAAACAAGTAGCGATGGACATAGAAAGAACCACTGAGGCCTTGAAAACTAATGGAATCATCTCAatcatttcaaattttcatctaaccaTTGTAATTTTTGGTCTCTGTGAAAACTTAAATCAGTTTTCTTTCTCAGGAAAAGTTAAATATAACAAAGCTCTAGGTTTAGCTGGTTTAAGAAATATCTCTCAAACTAAAAGAATACTAGACATAAAACCTTAAAAAGATGTATGCTTTTACAAGATTCACTTATTCTTTAATTTGAAATACATCACCATTCACCAATCTGTATCCTTACAAAGATGACAAATAACTGGAAATGATAAGGTGTAGATCTATCTATGATAAGGTGTAGATATATTTACGGAAACACAATAAAGCGTTACAGAAGCAAACTAATCCTACATCATTTAGTTTCAGTAATAATTTGGGAACAAGAAACTATTCAAGTTTAAGAAAACAAAACGTACCTGAGTTACATTTGTACGGTCCAAGCAGTCTATGCAATTGGTCCTCACAACTCCTCCTTGAGTTTCAACCTTTTCCCCTTTCTCATTTAACAAAAAGTACCTATAGTACAAACAAAGCAGTAAGGACCTGAAATCCCTAAAACTCACACACAGAGTAAAGGCTACAAATTACATAGTCAAATGATTGGCTTGACACCAACGATTATGACTGCAaaacttttttcttcttcttctggatTTAAAGAAATTTCAATTCCAAAGTCGAAGACAAATGCAGTTTAAAAGCAATTCCCTTAATTTTAACAGATACCAATTTTTGTGGAAAGTCTCATTCTATCACAAACATGTAAAGCTGATTTTCAGCTCACTTAACTTCAGAAGCAGAATACtgaaagacaaaaaaaattggaataaCTACAAGCTATTGACACAAAATTTTAACACTGTAAGGTAAGTGGAGAACAGCAAGATTTTGTTCTATATCTTTATGCTTTTAATGCTTATTCCATAGTATTATTAATGCTTTTTGGAGATTAACCATCTACAAGCCTGGAATCTACAAACCTTTTGTTCATCTTCTAAGAGCTCTCTGTGTTAAAATGGATCAGTAAACAAAGTTTTTAACAGTCAATCTGATTTTCCCTTCTCGAGGGAGAAGGAATCAACTTTGAACAGTTATTAAGGCTAAAGCAAATTCATTTCACCACAACTATCATAACAGGAACAGAAAATACGGTATAGTTTCATAGACAATGCAAACTATGAAATGTGTAAAACAAGCAGTTCATTGAAGAAACTAAACAGACTCAAGCAAGAAAATCATAAGTTCGTCCAAAAGTAACTGCACCTGCTTTTAATGAGAAAATCCTCAATTTGTTCGTAAAGAATGGATAAGCGCTCAAAGTGGACATGCCCACATATCTTGTGAAAATCAAAGTGCAGATATCTGAAAAATAATGTAAGTGAGGATATAGCGATTTCACACCCAAGTGATCATCATGTAAAGCTGCAAAATAATAAGATTGAAACAGAATCTACCTCACATCATCACTAACAATAGGTTCCACTGCCTGGCAAAACTTTTCAGACAAGCGTCCCTCATTTCCATGCTGTTAAATATTCAAAGAAATAGGGCGTGAATACCAAGTTTACCAGCAAGAAAATAGATTGTACACAACATAACATATAGCATGGCAGAAGTTACTTTGTCATTCCGAACTAAGAAAGGGGATCTAGAATGGAATATCAgtaaaagggaaaataaaatcatactaTTGTTTAGTTTAAAGAGATGTTACATATATGCATATGGCCACTCTCATCCACTTTTATGTTTTAACACCAGTTTCACCTTGGCAGTAGAATTCCAATATGTGTACCAGTCCTAGGGGTTTCCAACCTATGTTCTGGTTCTTATGATCCCTTCAAATGATGAGAACTCCTTTTCGAACTAGCACAGGTGATTATGAAccctttttttctaaaatataaaGCATTTTCAGGAcactatttttttcaaaaaagaaaaagtattgtaaaatcaaattttattacaTCTTTATAGTAGATATATTTTTGTCTTTAACAACTATAGGTTACTAATCAGGTACATTATTGTTGAGAAATATTCAGGTAGAGTGCAACCATGATGAAGATGGAAGTCTGCATTGTGCAACAAAATGGTTTCCATGTACCTTGTTCACTAGATCAACTGCAAGAACATTTCCATATTTCTTTCTTAAATCCAAAAAATGTCTTTCAGCCACTCGAGGCTGCACAAATGTGTAGAGGAATCAGCAAACCAGATGTGATATGTTAGGCCAGAACATAATAAGAAGATTAATAAAAGACTTACTGCTTCCTCAGGTTTCACGATTTCAAAATTTGGCTTATATGTCAAATCAACAATCTGATCCCAAAGAAATGGCATGGACCCTCGCACCTAAAATAGGAAATTAGTTTATCAGGCCATAATAGTAAGATGCTGTTAAATAACAATTAATCATTTGATTGGATACATATCATGCACAACTGATACTCTCACGCCCTAATGAGCACCTTAAGTAGGTATCTATATCTATAAGTGAACAGTATGCAGTATAGGGACCATATTGGTGGTGCTAGGCAAGTAAATAAAAAGCAATTAGAATTCAGTCCACAAAAGAAACAAATAAATGTGGTTTTGCACCAATATTGTGCAAACCTAAATTAAATTAGATCGTATCCATCCATTTATAACATTTCATTACTGCAAGAAGTTCTCAAGGCATTACAATACAAAAAATGTAGTACCACATATAAATCTTATCGTAACCCTATGAGAGTTTTACCTGGATAAAGGACGCAGTGTGCCCATGAATTTGTATGATTTGTTCAGTTTCCACAAAATTTGCAACAAAACCATCCGAATCAGCTCCTCTTCTCCACATTCTTGTGCCTAACAACAAAGTACAAGTGGGACAAAAGGATATTATTAATTCTCCTGCATCATAGAAATGGTTCTAACTGGAACAGATTATAAATCCTTGATCAgagtattttttaaagaaaaaaaaagaagagtaaGAAGAAGAAGTACAACAGAGTGAAAGTTTATGTGTTATAGTATTTCTGTCAAAATCAATGGTTCAGAGTTCGCGGCTTTAATCAAAGTTAGTTGTAATTGATGAGTTCCCAGATCCCACATCACAAAAGAGCAAGATGCCAGAATAAGAAGGCAGAATTCCAAAATCAAGAACTAAAtagtattataataaaatacttGGCAGAGAGATCCCAATGGATGCCTTTCAAGTATACCATGTCATATACCCGACCAAATCTCAGCAGCAACATGCACAAGCACATTTTGCCTAAACACTTCAAATTAAGTTTAGACGGACCAGTGGTTCGTGTAATATCAGAAATTAATTGCACAAAGTCTCAGACATAAGTGCAGGTTCTGAGAAAGAAATCCAAGTAACTTGGGGCAATAGATGTAGGAAGACAGAAACAAATAGAAAATGGAGACAGAGAGAAAGTAGTGAGAATGTGAGATAATGATTAAAATAAACAGATTACCTGTTCTTCTCGTGCATCTCCGTGCAATTAGTGCAACATCAAGGATTTCCTTCCCAATGGCTGCTTGAATGTTCTGAAAGCCTAATGACTTGTCAAGGCATCACATcacttattataaaattattattctaaCCATTATGGGGCATGAGTTACTAGAATATCAGGACATTCGAAAGGATACTGCCTTGAATGACAGGGAGTAGGTATGGGTCAAGCTGCATGAGGATGatttctgattcagttactacaatataaaaagaaaaacttcctagaaaaaaaattgaagaactcatATGATTCATCCAGAAACTTGACCTTGTTGTCTATAAGAACTTCCAGCATATAGTTGTTCCAAAGAAATCGAGGGTCAGCCTGGAGACAGAATGTACACGCAGTAAATTAGTGTGAGGACTGCAGTCAACATAGATACAGAaaacccaaaaccaaaaccccaaaCCCCAATCTGCTCTCAGCAAGAAGATTAAGCTGCTACATGGTAGAAACACAGTTGGAAGATATAGGTTTCAGCATTAATCATTCAGAAACTCACTTGTCTCCAAAGAGGCAGCAATTTTGACTCATCACCCAAATCATTCAGCCGCTGAGCACTGCCAGAAAAAATGCACAAGTATTGGTTAGACCAATTGTTTGAAGTACCAAACATCCTGGACTTGCAAAAAGTAGAAATATAAgtgctattttattttaaatattttaagtgAAGTCATATTTTTGGAAGCACTTCATGTTACTAATAGGCAATATCAAAGATCTCCCAACGAGTCTCATAAACAACACACTAACAAGAGAATATCATTACAGGaacaaaataaacaatataAGAAATCACTGAGTACACGTGCAAAAACTTCACCTCAGGGTCATATTCACATCATAGGAGAAATATAGACCTGGAGTCCTCTCTGCAACTTTTAGTAAGCGAGAAAACTCACTCTCCATCTTTTTCTGTTCAACAGAGGTATATATTACAGTGACTTGGAAAACAATAATTTACTTTAATTGTAAGATGGTGGACATCGCCAGTACCTGTTCTTCTGGAAAATTCTTGAGCGAGTGATCGCATGGAAAAACCTTCAATGATGTTACTTTGAAAATGGAGTGACCAagataagatccaacacattCACGTCCAGTTATCACTAATAAATATGACCCTAAAGTAAACAATATGAAAAATCAATATTGTGGAGAAACCATGATGAAAATAAGGACCTATAACAGAAATTTAGGGCTACCATCAACTTGAGAAAACATATTGCAAGCAAGAGAATGGGAGTCAACTAATGGTAAAATTGACCAACCAAACTGTGCCTAATGTGCATACAGGCTGCACTCCATCTTTTTCCCGAAAGTCCTCTTTCTGGTCATAGAATTTCTCATTATTACAGTATTTGTTTCTTCACTTATTAATTTATGACTTGTTAGAGCACAGTACATACAAGAACTTCTAAGTGGAGACAGAATCCTCTTCAGGTGCACACATGAGCTATGTCACCTCTCACATGGACTATTGTGTAGAAAGCAGTCGCAGAGAGACCTTTGGAGCACTACGTGGATTAATAAGAGCGTAATAGCAGCTGAAGTGGCAGATAACAGCAATGGGGCCAATTTTGCTAATTACACCTAGAAACCCCTACAAATTTCTTCTCAGTTTGGAGGTAGCATTGCTCTTAGACAACCCTGCCCCTACCCCAAAGGTACCTACCTACAAGAGCAACGATACCAACTAATTTCTGGTAAGGTCGCTGAGGCCTAACTGAAACAAAGCCTAtgcattacaatttacaatgtCTAAGATTATTTCATCCAACTTTCAAGAACTCGCCTCCAACTCAACCCCTATCCAGAAATATCCCAGCAGTCCACTGCTAACCTCGACCACATTTTTCACCCCAAGTCCATACCCTTCTAGAGTCAGTAGTATGAAGGAAACTTTCTATGGTAATCAGTGGAtcaagtttataattttattccACCAACAAAAGTACACTGTTGAAATAACTACTTGGTGAATAGAAATGGAAATCAGAACTTTCAAACTCTCCGAAATGATTGCAAACATGCAAAATCGCACAAGGCACTTGTGAGCAACAAGTTGATTCCTACTTTTTGAATTCACAAGTAGAAGAAAAACTTCCTTTGACCATCATGAGGGGAAATTGAAACTTGATCCTTCGTTTCTTTAATGCCTCTGAAGGAGCAATGATAATCATACTAATAAATTTACTCACCTAGGTAACAAGTAGACCTTTTTGTGGTCACTATTCACTAGTAACGAAAACACGATAGAACATGAATAAGTGCTAATTATCTTAAGGTAATTGAAAAACTTGCCTGCCAAAAGCTTGAGCATACCCACCACACCATAGATGGTCTGAATTTTAGGAACTCGAACCGTGTTGCATTGAGGAATTTCATCTAAAGTATACAATAGGAGAGAGCATTAAAAAAGACATTTCCCACAAAATTAGACTAGATTATGAGGAAGAGAAAAATGTTAAGGAATGAAATTACCAATAAGATTCATGGAGCCATCAAGGCGGCTAACAGCGAGAATCGATGAGGAGGATCCGTCAGTCGGATCAACCAAGTACTGATCCGGAAATTCCCAGAGGCGCATTGTGGTATACAGCTTCTGCGCGGGATCTACCTTGTCCGCCATCATTCAGATCAGGACTGcaaatcaaaattgaaatccACTGAATTCGATCCAACTCGATTTGATCCGAAGGGGTAAATCGAAGATGAACAGATCACAGAAACATTCTTACCGATTGAAGCAGAAAAATGTGAAAGGAATCGGAACGGAAGCAAAAGGCGATTGATTTAAGACACCTAAATCGGGAGAGGGATTGGTCAAATGAAGGAAATTAGGAAAGGAATGGAGATGTGCGGACAAATTTAAAACGGAATTAACTGAAAATCCGTCTAAGTAGCTGCTGTTCTTGCCCTCACTGCaaaatatttcactttttttatcttattcttttattttattttattttattttatttttcactagGTTCCGGAATGATTGTAGAATTTAATGTTACGAGctcaagaaagagttgaaattAACTGATAAAATAATGCGACATTTAAAATAACGAAAATTAAACAATCACTTTCGCCTACTTTTTGCGATGAAAAATGAGGTGTATATATAGGTTAAACTTTCGCCTAAGCAAAATTTATCTTCTAATGCAATTTACTTCTTTCATAGTCTACACGTAGGTATACTTGTTAGTTATAAGTACTACATATAACAACAATCACGGTCATTACTCATTACCGATCTCTTTCACCATGGAaatcataaaatacacacacatatcaACTGTCCATTTAATTATGttacattgattaaaaattcctatgaaaaaaatagtagtactactatttattaaaagaatataactACTAATGGTTTAAGGGAGTCGCTCTATTTGGAAACAATAGTATCATTGTCGGGGCAATATAGCATGGACgtctattaatttaaaattttaacgatattacttttatttaattttagatttATTATCACAAACAATGTTAATATGTATATTATTTAAGAATTTACTAAATCtgtaacaaaattaaattattgttggatacatatttatttttattatttgtatacTATGTAGATATggcttaattttttaaatgtttaCTACGAAAAAATAAATGGTGCATGGGTGTTACATTGCTCTGAtatcttttctcaaaatgaaCTAACCTAACAGGCTATTATCCCATTCAAATAATATGAAATACATTCTCCTATGAGAGAGGATCTGTAAGCATAGataattactattattaataaaaaatacaaaatcagAAAGTTACATGTCAATGATTAATCAACAAATTTAATAGCCACGCAACGCGTTGTGTTGCAAGGACTGAAGGACTATCTCATTATTCTGTTACATATTTTGCCTACTGTACAAGAAAATCTGCAGGTTTGCATCTTGCTGCATATCCAAACTTAGATGTATTGTATTTTCTATGAACCCCTGTGAGTTTCCCGGTAGCCGCCTTCTGGTGGAACCCCACGATCATCCTCGAACATTCCCTGCGCcaagtaaaaaaatgaatagGCGTTTCACGATTGCGTCGCCTATGAAAAACCAGATTTGTAGGATCCAGACTCACAGTAGTTGATCCTCGGAGTAGCTAGTGTGCCACTCGCATGTCTTGCTCCACTGTGCGACGCCATGGAGCGTGCACTGGGCCGTGTATATCGCTGCAGCAGCCAGGAACGACGGGGGATACTTGAGCATCTCGTATTCCACCAGACAAAGCTCAATCAAGAAGTATGAGAGTAGCTCAAGCTGTTACACAGCAAGGGATGTCAAACCATTTTCATGTCGAGTCAAAGTGATCTGATCACGATAGTTAACGTTGTATCTAACTCACCCTGCTGTCGGACTTGGCCGCCTTGAGGAATCTCAACATGAAAACGTATGCAGTCGGGGTTGACATGTTGAACTGCAGAGTATTGAGCATCAACTTCTCCTGGAAACAGATGTGATCATGTTAGTGTCTTTTAGCCTTGAAACAGATTAGGAGCTGATCGAGTCGAAAACAGCTACCATTTTGAGCACTTCTTTCCTCTCGTAAGCCTTATCCGATATGAAAACTAAGTCCTCCACAACCGGAACTGCAACTTCCTCATATTTGCAAGCCAAGAGCATGGCTACTAGACCGATAAGCTGCAGCTCCTTTCTCACCACTGATTGCTTTGCTAAGAATCGATCAATCAGATTTACTGTTAGAAACAACGTCTCTTTCCTCAGATCGAATTTGTGGTGAACCTGTTGGTAAACAAAATTCGGTGACGATGAGTTCCACTAGACTAGCAAAGCGTATGCCTTTAATCAAAGTGTCGCTGCCCACCTCTATGAGCCAGTCGATTAGGATTGCCCTCATTCTCTCATTTATATCCGGTTGTTGTGACATATATTCAGGCAACACACGGCTCACACCCTGCACCAATCGTACGCTAGTATAAATGATTTTGATTCAAGCTGAGCTCGAGCTTAACTATATTAATCGTTGCTTAATCAAATGAGGATGCACATCATTCATCCCAATCTTACCTCCATTTTCTTGTAATAAGCATATAAATCCTCAACATAATCCACAACACCAAATGGATTCTTTGCATCGCAAGCATCGATGTCTGTACTCGTGTCTTCAAATATGTCTTCCATTTCAACCTCCTCCTGCAACGAGCCTCCTCTAAATCACAATCATTTCGAAAAAATCAAACAGTGATGAGAAAGTAGAAAGTGATGCACACCATTTGATCCTTTTCTCTCATTTCAATTTCCGAATGCTCCAACGACATAGGCACTGGCTCATGATCAACTTCAACATCTGTCAAAGCTATGTCCTCCAATGCCGCGAACTCATGCTCGGATGTCTTCAACTTAATCGCTTCCTATACAACACCGAATTCACCATAAACCGATTAATCACACAATCCTTTGCTGAATGAATTCAAGAACTTCCGAATTCGAAAGAGTCTCACTTACCTCCACACTACAATGCTGCTGGACTGCCATCACAGCAGCCGAGTTCCTTAATAAATCAAGCAATCAACATCAGCTAATTGAAATTTGtagccataaaaataaaaatgtgtctAAAAAGGGAAGCATCTtgaaataaagaggtttgatcTAACCTAGCCATTGGCCTATGTCCAGGAAATCCAGCTCCATTGTTACAAACCCCTTCCACTCTGTGATTCCAGAATTAgaaattttatcaatttatctCTAGAAGCAAATTCTGGAACAATATCTAAACTTGTAAGCAAAGATTAATATTTTACTTTGCAAATCCTCGCTTTTTCGCAGCATAACTATGCGGATTCGCTCCTCGTAGATCATAGTTGATCACACTAAGAGCTCTTCTATTGCGTCCTCCACCTtccattttcacaaaaaaatatcaaaatctcAGAAAAAAAAGATGGACCGTTTAAGCTATAACATCCAACGCGTTTCATCAAACAGTTACCTCGCACATTTGTGTGGCCTACGTTATTCTCTTGGGATATAACCATTTTCCAAATATATTTGTTGGATTATACGAAGAAATGAAGGATCAAAGAGTAGTTAGGTCTGTTAAGAGAAGTGAAACAAACAGTATTAAGTAGTTTCCTTTTTTTGCGGAAACGGAGCGGCGTTGTTTCCTTTTTTGCGCTATAGTTTATACCTTTCAAACGCAACGGCTACTTCAGTTAATTTCATTCTTTCCGTAGAAAGAATGGATATTGATAGAGCAACGGTCAAATGAGTTTgtcttttatgaattttaactcTTTAATTAAtgccattattatttattagtattatttttttattattactattattttcgTAAATATAGAAGTTAATGCTCAAATAATTTGATACTTATTACTTTTTCTAGTATTTAACTGTAGCTCTTATATTTAATTTGTATACTTTTTTATAGTAATTTGTGTAATACCATGTATaactacaattttttttaaaactttgtccgttttctaaaaatagaattttttttttcacctAAATAGAAATTTTCCATTTTAAGTAATGGATCTTACGATCCAATAACATTAATTTCATTAcaatttttttccttctttctcttactttacccattattttctttcatctcttttactttcttaattttgcattaaaagcTATGCTATTTCCAAAGTTCCTATTTTTGATAAATGGAGGAAGTTTGTAATTTGTGTAAAACCATGCATAACTATaaccatatttaatgcataaCTAGAGACCAAAATACGGAGTGAACTAAGACATCATTATAGTTCACTAAAACGTTTTAAGGGCGTTGTAGTTCACTATAATTGTAGTTTAGTTCATATACAAACGTTTTAGTTCATAACACAGATTTGACAACAAGTAGTGAACTAAAACGTCGGTATAGTTGTGTTTCCAGAATCCATTCAATCTCATCATTGGGTTATAGTTGTGTTTCCAGAATCCATTCAATCTCATCATTGGATTTAATAGTTGAAATTTGGTCTTTATTTATGCGTTAAAATGTAGTTATGCGTAGATCACTAATCACTATCTTAATGCATATAGAATGGAAAGACGTAATACCATGCATACTGGTACTACCTA encodes:
- the LOC121784892 gene encoding phosphoinositide phosphatase SAC6-like isoform X2, with amino-acid sequence MMADKVDPAQKLYTTMRLWEFPDQYLVDPTDGSSSSILAVSRLDGSMNLIDEIPQCNTVRVPKIQTIYGVVGMLKLLAGSYLLVITGRECVGSYLGHSIFKVTSLKVFPCDHSLKNFPEEQKKMESEFSRLLKVAERTPGLYFSYDVNMTLSAQRLNDLGDESKLLPLWRQADPRFLWNNYMLEVLIDNKLDPYLLPVIQGSFQNIQAAIGKEILDVALIARRCTRRTGTRMWRRGADSDGFVANFVETEQIIQIHGHTASFIQVRGSMPFLWDQIVDLTYKPNFEIVKPEEAPRVAERHFLDLRKKYGNVLAVDLVNKHGNEGRLSEKFCQAVEPIVSDDVRYLHFDFHKICGHVHFERLSILYEQIEDFLIKSRYFLLNEKGEKVETQGGVVRTNCIDCLDRTNVTQSTIARKMLEFQLRRLGIFEAEEIISSHPNFDNSFKILWANHGDEVSIQYSGTPALKGDFVRCGQRTIQGILNDGKNALMRYYLNNFADGTKQDASDLIQGHYIVSLSRSMTPTAKKGGIEAVASFPLALGVILIGFFFALLSLRRARHDLWSLLFSFMWASMSLAIAVFVRSNGRTFCNRPRLHQPRR
- the LOC121784892 gene encoding phosphoinositide phosphatase SAC6-like isoform X1, yielding MMADKVDPAQKLYTTMRLWEFPDQYLVDPTDGSSSSILAVSRLDGSMNLIDEIPQCNTVRVPKIQTIYGVVGMLKLLAGSYLLVITGRECVGSYLGHSIFKVTSLKVFPCDHSLKNFPEEQKKMESEFSRLLKVAERTPGLYFSYDVNMTLSAQRLNDLGDESKLLPLWRQADPRFLWNNYMLEVLIDNKLDPYLLPVIQGSFQNIQAAIGKEILDVALIARRCTRRTGTRMWRRGADSDGFVANFVETEQIIQIHGHTASFIQVRGSMPFLWDQIVDLTYKPNFEIVKPEEAPRVAERHFLDLRKKYGNVLAVDLVNKHGNEGRLSEKFCQAVEPIVSDDVRYLHFDFHKICGHVHFERLSILYEQIEDFLIKSRYFLLNEKGEKVETQGGVVRTNCIDCLDRTNVTQSTIARKMLEFQLRRLGIFEAEEIISSHPNFDNSFKILWANHGDEVSIQYSGTPALKGDFVRCGQRTIQGILNDGKNALMRYYLNNFADGTKQDASDLIQGHYIVSLSRSMTPTAKKGGIEAVAQSFPLALGVILIGFFFALLSLRRARHDLWSLLFSFMWASMSLAIAVFVRSNGRTFCNRPRLHQPRR
- the LOC121784893 gene encoding G2/mitotic-specific cyclin-2-like, producing the protein MVISQENNVGHTNVRGGGRNRRALSVINYDLRGANPHSYAAKKRGFAKVEGVCNNGAGFPGHRPMARNSAAVMAVQQHCSVEEAIKLKTSEHEFAALEDIALTDVEVDHEPVPMSLEHSEIEMREKDQMEEVEMEDIFEDTSTDIDACDAKNPFGVVDYVEDLYAYYKKMEGVSRVLPEYMSQQPDINERMRAILIDWLIEVHHKFDLRKETLFLTVNLIDRFLAKQSVVRKELQLIGLVAMLLACKYEEVAVPVVEDLVFISDKAYERKEVLKMEKLMLNTLQFNMSTPTAYVFMLRFLKAAKSDSRLELLSYFLIELCLVEYEMLKYPPSFLAAAAIYTAQCTLHGVAQWSKTCEWHTSYSEDQLLECSRMIVGFHQKAATGKLTGVHRKYNTSKFGYAARCKPADFLVQ